The DNA sequence TCCAAGGCCACGGTGCTGGGGCCGAACCTGATCGAAGCATACTACCACCTGGGGCAGGTCTATTATCATAAAAAAATGTACGGGGCGGCCCTTAAGGAATGGGAGAAGTGTTTGAAACTTTCGCCCCACAATTGGTGGGCCAAGAAGGCCGCCGAGCAGATAGAACTGCTGAAGAACGACGAGGTGTAAATGGACCAGAACGGCAAATGGCTGTTATGCCGGCTGGGTAATGTCTGGTATGGCCTGGACCTGTCCCTGGTGCAGGAGATAGTCTATAACCCGGCGCTGACCAGTCTGCCGGCCCTGGGCAGATCGGTGGCCGGGATCATGGACTGGATGGGCCGCCAGATAACAGTGGTGGATATTGCCGTCGCCGGCAGGGAAGGGCGGCCAGCCCCCGATATAGCCCAAGGGCAAATGCCGGTGGTCGTTTTGAAGGCCGGGCTTGCGCCAGCCGACCTGTCCGCCCCCGTTCACATCAACGGGGCAGGCTCCGCAACAGCGAAGGCAGGCGGGGATGCGCTCATCGGGCTGCTGGTCGATGAGGTCGGGGAGATCATTTCCCGGCAGGCGGGCGATAAAATTGAGATCGATGCCGTGCTGGCGGTAACCCTTAAATCCGTCAACCAGGCATTTGAATATAATGATGAAATCATTTTTACCCTGAATTGCCAGGAATTATACCGGGCCATTGCCTAAGCAATAATGAGATCAACCTTAAATAAGGCCGAAAATATATTTATATGGAGATAGAAAAGTGCTGAGCAGAATAAATTTACGCAATCTGTTCGCCTGGACGGTGGCGGCGGCCGGAGCGGCCATCCTGATCGTTCAACTGGGCGAACTGAATATTCAATGGTGGGTAATGCTGCTGCTGATGCTGACCGTGACCGTCTGCCAGTGGTTCACCGTGGCCCTGCCCGGCGGGGTATTCGTCTCCCTGGATCTGGTGGTGGTCTATTTTACCTTTCTGGTATTCGGCCCGGTCCCGGCGATCCTAGCCATATACCTGCCCTCTTTCTTTCACCAGATAAAAAGGAAGAAGCCCTGGCCGAGGGTGTTCTTCATTCCCGGCCAGTTCGTATTCGCAGTCCTGGCCATGTCCTGGGTATTTACCGCCATGGGAGGGCAGAGCGGGGCCGACATTTTAAGCTGGGCCAACCTGCCTAAATTGCTGGCCGCCCTGCTGATCTATGTCTTGGTGAACGATCTCCTGGTCAGTTCCTATCACCTTATCGAGGGCACTTTCACCGCCCGGGATGTTTTCGGCCTAACCTGGTCGGACCTGAAACTCAATCTGGTATTGGCCCCCATCTCCATTATCGGGGTCTATCTGTTCTCCAAACTGGGCATCATCGGGCTGCTGACTATGGTGGTGCCGGCCGGCATCATCGGTTGGGCCCTGGTCACATTGTTCAAGGCCATGCAGAAGGACCGGGAGGTGAGCCTGGAATCCAAGATCACCAGCGGCTTCGTGATCGTCCTGTTCTCGGCCCTGACCCTGTCCATGGGAGCGATCCTGGTGATCATTCTGCAGGTGATGACCAAACAGGCGGCCCAGCTTAACCTGGACGCCATGGTAATAACCCAACTGTTCCAGAGGCTGCTGAGCAATGTGGTGCTGGTCCTGCTGGTGACGTTCATCGTGGCGCTGCTGCTGGTCCGCTATATCATCCGGAGGATGGTGGTCAAGCCGGTCGGCATGATCAGCCGGATGATCGGTGACATGGCCAGCGGTTCGGCCGACCTGACCTCCAAGATAGAACAGCATTCCAATGACGATATCGGGATACTGACCAAGCACTTCAACACTTTTGTGGAGAAGCTGGAGAACTTGGTCAAGACCATTATCAATACCGCCAATGGTGTGGCCACCACCTCCGAGGAGTTGGCGGCCTCCACCCAGGAGATGAACGCCTCCCAACAGGAGATATCGGCCACCGTCCAGAGGATATCGCAGGGCATCGGGACCCAGGTGGCATCGGTCCGGGTCACCAAGGAGGCCATCGACGAAATCTCCTCATCGGTGGAGCAGGTCAGCAACAACGCCCAGGACTCGGCCCAATCGGCCAGCCAGGCGGTGGAGGTGGCCTCCCAGGGGGGAGCCACCATGATGAGCATAGTCGAGCAGATGGGCAAGATAGACCAGACCATGTCCCATCTGACCAATGTGGTCAGCGACCTGGAGAAGCGCACCGGGGAGATCGGCCGGATCACCGAATTGATATCATCGGTGGCTAGGCGCACCAACCTGCTGGCCCTCAACGCGGCCATCGAGGCCGCCCGGGCCGGGGACGCCGGCAAAGGGTTTGCAGTGGTGGCCGGGGAGGTCAAAAAACTGGCCGAGAGGACGGCTGGCGCCACCAAGGAGATCGAGGATCTGATCAAAGAAATCCAGGGCGAGACCGAACAGACGGTGCTGGCCATGAACCAGGTTGACGAGCAGGTGGCCGAGGGCAAGGATTTTGCCGCCAAGGGCAACCAGGCCTTCTCCCAGATCATCCAGGCGGTAAAGCTATCGGCCGACCGTGCCTCCCAGATATCCCAGGCCACCGGCAGCCAGGTGGAGGGGGTTAAGAAAATAGCCAAGGCTATTGAACAGGTGGCGGTGGTGGCCGAGGAAGCGGCCTCGGGCATGGAGCAGACCGCTGCCGCCCAGCAGGAACAGATGGCTTCCATGCAGGAGATGACCGCCTCGGCCCAGGAGCTGGCCCATCTGGCCGAGGAGCTCAAACGCCAGGTGGACAGCTTCCAGATAAAGGGGGCGGAAAATGAAAGTTAACAAATTCAATTTGATCCTGGTCATCCCGGACGTGATCGCCATTTTCCTGGGGGTTCCCTTATTGCTGATATTCGTGGGCCATTCAGTGGGCCTGCCGCCGGCCGCTCTTAAATTCCTGATCTTCTTCGGCCCGGTCTGGGCCCTGCTGCTGGCCGTGGAATTGCAGATCATCAACCGGAAAAGGCTGCAGCCGGTGATGGGATATTTTAACCAGAGCCCATCCGAAAAAAATGATAGCGACCAAGCCTTCAACATCGCCCTGAATTTTCCGCTGGTCACCTCGCTGCACATGCTGGGGCATTTCACCGTCGGGGTCCCGGCCTGCGCATTGCTGATGATATTCATGGGCACCGGGGTCACCCTGACCCATACCCTGCAGATAATCCTGCCGGGATTTTTGACCGGCATAGTGGTCGGCTCGCTGATATTCCTCCTTGAGGAGGCTCTGCTGTCCCCCTATATCGCCAAGCTGGCGGCCGGCTCAACCGATACCGAAAAAATATACCGTAATTCCTACCGCCTCAGCATTCTTTGGAGGCTGATAATCCTGTTTACCGTGATAATGATCCTGGCCTTCGCTTTCGGGGTACTCATCGCCAAATACCCCGGCATCTGGTATGTGGCCATCCTGGGAATAGCGGCCACCTTGGCCATAGCCTATCTTACCGCCAAAGGGATAAACCGCACCGTGGTCCTGCTGACTGCCACTCTGCAAAATATTTCGGAGGGCAAGGGCGGCCTGTCCCGGAAACTTCCGGTGCTGGGCAACAACGAATTGGGGGACCTCTGCCAGGCTTATAACAGTTTTGTTGGGCAGATCCGCCTGATGGTCAGGGAGATAACCAACGTGGCCTCCGGCCTGGCGGCCAGCTCCCAGCAATTGGCGGCCTCCTCCCAGGAGATGAGCGCCTCCAGCCAGGAGATCTCCTCCACCGTTCAGCAGATATCCCGGGGCAGCACCGTCCAGTCGGAGAGGCTGACCCAGATGGCCAAGGAGGTGGAGAAGCTTTCCACCTCCATCAAGTTGATAGAATCCCAGGGCCGGATGACTATGATCTCCTCCCAGAAGGCCATCGACGCCTCGCAGTCCGGAGCCGAGAAGACCTTCGAGGCTGTTTCCAAGATGGCCGAGATATACCAGTCGGCTGCCCTGACCAACCAGAAGGTGCAGGACCTGCAGAAGAAATCGGCCGAGATCGGGGTGGTGGTCAGCCTGATCTCCAACCTTTCCCAGCAGACGGATTTTCTGGCCCTTAATGCGGCCATCGAGGCGGCCCGGGCCGGAGAGGCCGGCAAGGGCTTTTCGGTGGTGGCCGACGAGATCCGGGTGCTGGCGGTGGAGGCCGGAAACTCGGCCCTTAAGGTGGCCACCCTGATCGGCGAAGTGGAGAAGGAGATAACCAAGACCGTGGAGGTCATCGATAAGAGCCGGAGCACCATCGATGCCAGCAAGGCCACGGTGGACCAGACCGAGCAATCCCTTAAGGTGATCAACAGCACGGTGGCGGTGGCCGGGACCATGGTCAAGCAGATAGCCGAGGCCACCCGAAACCAGAGCAAGAGCGCCACCGAAGTGGTCAAACTGGCCTCGGACGTCTCCAATGTGGCCATCGATACCGCCGCCTCCACCCAGGAGGTGGCTGCTGCGGTGCAGCAGCTGACGGCCTCGATGGAGGAGCTAACCGCGGTGGCCCAGACCCTGTCGCTGTCGGCCGATAAACTGAACACCCTGGTTTCGGAGTTCGATTAGCAAAATGAGGATTCTGGCTTTTACCATAGGGCCGCACCATCTGGGCCTGCCGGCCGAGTATATAAACTCGGTGGGCCGGAGGGAGGCCGCCCCGGCAGGGACTGAACGCGCCGGGGTAAAGGAGTACGACCTGCCGCAGGCTTTCGGGGTCAAGGACGGGCAGGCCGACCGGGTGATCAACTGTGCCTGGAACGGCAGGGATATCCGGCTGCTGGTGAACCAGATCGTGGGGTTGGTGGATCTGGACGACCAGACCCTGGGGGTGTGGCCGGCCATCCTTAAGGAGATTCCCCAGTTCTACGCCCTGGGCACGACCGACTCGCAGATGTACCTGCTGCTGGACCTGTCACAGATAGAAACCCTGGGGGCTGCCGGGTGAACCAAGCTATTGGGAAATATCAGGCCGTTGAATTGCTTTCCACCGGGGGCATGGCCACCATCTACCTGGGAACCCACCGGGAGATGGGGCGGCAGGTGGTGATCAAGCAGCTGCATCCGCACCTGTCCCAGGATTCCGAATTTGTCAAGCGGTTCGAGCGGGAGGCCAACATCCTGGGCGGACTGCATCATCAGAATATTGTCGATATCATCGATTATTTCGTCTTCGAGGGTTCGTATTACATAGTGCTGGAGTATATAGACGGCGGCTCTTTGAAACAACTGCTGGACAAGGTGAAAACCGCACCCCTGACGGTGGCGGTATTCATAATCAGGCAGGTGATAAGCGGGCTGGGATATGCCCACGAAAAGGGCATTGTCCACCGGGACATCAAACCGGCCAATATAATGATAACCAAATCCGGGATCGTCAAGATAACCGACTTCGGTCTGGCCTATGCCAAGGAGGCCCTGACCATTACCGATCCCGGCACCTTCGTGGGAACCCTGGCCTACCTGGCCCCGGAGCAGATAAAGGGGCAGAAGGGCGATGAGGCCTCCGACCTCTATGCTGCCGGAGTAATGCTGTACCAGATGCTGACCGGCGACAACCCCTTTGCCGGAGAAACCCACTCCCAGAGCATCGATAGGACCCTAAGGCTGTCGCCCCGGAGGCTGGCCAAGCTTAACCCGGAGATACCTATCGGGGTAGACCACCTGGTTTTCAAACTGCTGGAGAAGGATAAGCACCGCCGGTATTCCCGATCAGCCCAGGTATTCTCCGACCTGGAGCCGTATACTCTGATTCGGAACGAAGCCCTGTCGCGTTATATGGCTGATCCCGACAGTTACCAGCCGCGGCAGGATGACCAGGAACTGATCGTAAAACTGGCCAGACAGGAACGATGGGATTACTTCCTTAAGCGCCTGATTATATATTTTGTGGCTACGGCCATGGCCCTCAGTGCGGCCTTTTACGGGATAAAATATCTAAGCCGATTCTTTAAAAGGAACCTGCCGGTCGCCGTTATGCCGGCCGATACCTCATCCCCATCGCCGATCGCGGCGCCGGAAGCGCGGCAATTGCTGAATATTTCCGGCACCACCGGAGCCAGGGTTTATATCGATGACCGCTATCAGGGCAAGATACCGCTGGCCATCAACACCCTGGACACCGGCCAGCACCGGCTTATGGTCAAACAAACCGGGTATCAGGACCAGGCCTCCGATTTTGTCCTTAAAGAAAACCAGAAACTGGCAATTATCGTGGATCTCCTTCCGGTGGTTCTGACTCCGGGATATCTCAGATTTTCCGTTAAGCCCTGGGCTGAAGTATATGTTGACGGTAATTATATCGACCGGACGCCCATCAAGGCTCCGTTAAAATTGGATGCCGGCCGCCATGCCCTGATATTGCGCCACCCCAACCGCCGGGAACACCGGCAGGATATAGAAATAAACCCGGGCGACACCGCCCTGATCTCGCTTGATCTGCCCGAAGCGTTCGGCTATCTTAAACTCAGCGTCCTGCCCTGGGCCAAAGTATTGATCGATGGAGCCGAACACGGCACCACCCCCTTGGGCCAGCCGTTAAAGGTCTCCATCGGCGAGCATGAACTGAAGCTGATAGGCCCGGAGGGCAAGGAATGGAAAGAGACCATCCGGATCGCCGAAGACATTGTCACCGAAAGACAGATCGTTCTGCAATGATGAATAAAAATATTCTATATATTGGGGTTATGATCTCGCTGCTTTCCACTGTGGCGTTTGGCCAGCGTGACAACCCGATGAACGCCGTCATCAAATCCTATGAGCAGGGTTATTTCCAGGAGGTGATCTTGATCGCGGAAAAATCCCTGGAGGATACGGCGGGGTTTACCCCAGAGGAGATCATCTACTTCCGGACCTACCTGGCCTTCTCCCTGGTGGCCATGGGGCAGGAGGGCGGGGCCATTGAAAGGTTCCGGCAGATACTGTCCGTAAAACCAAAGCTGGAGCTCAACCCGGAGTTCGTCTCCCCCAAGATCATAGAGGTGTTCAAAAAGGCCCAGGCAGAGTTTTTCCGGGCCACCTCCAATGGCGGCCAGAGGCCAAACCTGCTGTTCGAAAAGGGGCGGCCCGGTAAATTCCAGGGGCTTTGGCGGTCATCCCTCTGGCCGGGATGGGGCCAGTCGCTGCGGGGGGATGCCCGGAAAGGGAAGATCCTTAAATGGGGGGCGGCCGGGGTCGCCGCCGGGACCGGGCTGGCGGTGCTGGGAAGCTATGTCAGCCATCAGCGGTATCTGGACGCCACCGATCCCGGGGACATCGAAGCCAAATATAAAACGTATAACAACTGGTACAAGGCCCGGAATTTTACCGTCAACCTGGCAGTATCCTTTTGGGTATACAATCTGGTAGATATTATCATCTCAAAGTGAAAATGCACAACAGACTTATCATAGCCTTTTGCCTACTGGCGGTTTTAACGCTGGGCTGCGGGCCGGACGCCAAGCGGGATAACCCGCTGGACCCGGTGAACGGCAGCGGCGTTAGCGGCATAGTATCAGGCTGGGGCGGAGGCGCGGTCAGTAATGCGGTGATAAGCGCCGTGCCTGCCAACCTCTCGGTCCGCACCAACAGCAGCGGCCAGTACAACATCGAGCTGGAGGGCGGAAGGACCTATTTTCTAACTGCGGAACATCCCTATTATTATACCCAGGTGGACACTATCAATGTCCCCTCCGACGGCCGTTTGAAGAAAAACTTTATTCTCCGTGGCAAACCTAAAATAGTTGACCCCAAGGTTACCACCGAGTACCGTGTCACCACTGATGGTCAAATTCTATGGGAAATTATTCCTACTTGCCTGGTAATACATCCAGTCAACGAAGCATATTTGAATAATTTCCAATATAAAGCGACATATCTTCCCGACAGTGCTTATATTTATAAAAGCTATTCAATAATAAATTCTACTACACGAAATTACCGCTGGAGATTTAAGTGGAATTACAATGATGAGTCAATAGCCGGGAAACTAATAACTTTTACAATTGACAGCTTGGATTCAATTATTCAGACCGGTCAGGCGGAGGTTCCCCAGAGAATGACACTTCCTTCGGCTCTATCTCCTAATAATACCAGTTTCCCGCTACCGGGGATGCTCCGCTGGGTTAACGGGACGCCAGTCTGCTCAGTAAGGGTTGAGGTATGGAAGGATATCACAGTAGCCTGGAGCCGGGACCTGTCCAACGTAAATAGTGTCTATTGCGATGCCGTCTTGGAGCACGAGCGCGATTATCTATGGCAGGTCATCAATATAGACACACTTGGCAATAGAGCTATAGCCGAAGCTTTATTTTATAATCCATAATTAATATTACATCATATTATGACCGATAGAAAAGAGATACTGGCCCTCTACGACATCAGCCAGATCATCAACTCCATCCCCGATTTCGAGGAGCTGCTCAGCAAGGTGATGGATCTGGTGATATCCACCACCAGGGCCGAGCGGGGTTTTATAATGCTGCGGGACACCCCCGGGGAGGAGATGTCGGTCAAGGTGGCCAGGAACCTGGAGCAGAAGGATATCGAGAAACCCGGAGAGATATCTCACACTACCTTGAACCAGGTGATGGAAACGGGGGAGCCTCTGCTGACCTCGGATGCCAAGACAGACCCGCGTTTTACCGGCTCCGAAAGCGTGATGCTGTATAATATCCGCTCGGTGCTGTGCACCCCCCTCAAAAAGCAAAACGAGATAATCGGGCTGATCTACATCGACAGCCGCACCACCTCTAACGTCTTTACTGACGATGACAAGGCATTCCTGGCGGCCTTCGCAAACATGGCGGCCATATCCATAGAGAATGCCAGACTGCAGGCCCGGCTGCGCCAAGAGAACCTGATCCTTAAAAAAGAGATCCGGCACCACTACCAGTTCGATAATATCGTCGGGAAGTCGGCCAAATTCATGGCGGCCCTTTCCCTGGTGGAGAGGGTGCTGGACAGTTCGGTGCCGGTGCTGATCCAGGGAGAATCCGGGACCGGCAAGGAGCTGATAGCCCGGGCCATCCATTACAACGGGCCGCGCCGCGAAGCCATGTTCCTGGCCCAGTACTGCGGGGCGCTGCCGGAGACCCTGTTGGAATCCGAGCTTTTCGGTTATAAAAAAGGTTCCTTCACCGGGGCCATCGCCAACAAGATAGGGCTTTTCGAGGAGGCCGACGGGGGCACCTTCTTCCTGGACGAGATCGGCGACATCTCGCCCACCATTCAGGCCAAACTGCTGCGGGTGTTGCAGGACGGTGAGATGAGGAGGATCGGCGAGAACAAGAGCATCAGGGTGGATGTCCGGATCATTTCGGCCACCAACCGTAACCTTAAACAGGAGGTGGCCGAGGGCCGGTTCCGGGAGGATCTGTATTACCGGCTGAATGTGGTTACCATAGACCTGCCGCCGCTGCGCGAGAGAAGGGACGATATCCCCCTGCTGATCCATCATTTCCTGGAGAATTCCCAGCAGGCGGCGGCCAAGAAGATTTCGGATATCACCAGAGAGGCCAAAGATGCCATGACCGCCTATTACTGGCCGGGGAATATTCGGGAATTGGAGAACGTGATATCTTACGCCATAGTGATGGCCAAGGGCAGCATCATCGGAGTGGAGGACCTGCCTGGTTCGGTGCTGTCCCAAAAACCTGAGGCCGAGCCGGTGATTACCGGAAAAACCATGCATCAGATGGAGCTGGATTATCTTCTGTCAACGTTGAAGGCCTGCCAGGGGGACCGCAAGAGGACCGCCAACCAGCTGGGAATAAGCCTGCGGACCCTGCAGTATAAATTGAAAGAGCTGAAACAGGACGGCCATGCGCTGGAAAAGTGACTGCCGCTATTTTGCCGGGACCAGGCCCTGCAAACGTTCCCGGGAATGCTCCGGTTGCCAGAACTATCAGCCCTGGAAAGAAAGTTGCCTGATCATAAAACTGGCCGCCAAGGGGGATGTGCTAAGAACCACTCCGCTGGCCTCGGCCCTGAAGCAGCACAACCCAAATATGAAGATCACCTGGCTGACCGATCACGATGCCGTCCCCTTGCTGTATAACAATCCGACGATCGATGAACTGCTTTGTTTTGATGCGGCATCCCTTACCCAGCTGTCGGCCCAGAGCTTCAAATGGATAATATGTCTGGATAAGGAGCCCAGGGCTGCGGCCCTGGCTTCGATCCTGGAAGCTGATAAAAAGACCGGTTTCGGCTGGGATCTCAAGGGATACCTTATCCCGTTGGATAAAAAGTCAGGATATCTTTATGACCTGGGACTATCGGACCAGCTTAAGTTTCTGATCAACCGGAAAAGCTACCAACAGTTGGTCATCGAAACGGCCGGGCTGAAATATATACACCAAAAATACCAGTATATCCCGACCGCAGAGGAAATACTCTGGGCGGGCGAATATCTGTCAAGATTGATAAAAAACAAACACCAGCTTCCCCTGATCGGTTTGAATACCGGAGTGGGCCGGGCTTTTCCCACCAAGGCCTGGGCCGATGAAAATTATACCCGTCTGGCAAAGATGATCAAAAAGGAAAAGATCGGCCAGACTGTTTTGCTGGGCGGCCCGGACGAAAGGACGCTGGTTAAAAAGATTGCCAAACAGGTCCCCGGAACCATTGTCATACCGGCCGATCTTGATATCAGGCAGTTTGCGGCCCTGATATCGTTGCTGGAGGTGCTGGTCAGCGCCGACAGCCTGGCCATGCATCTGGGGATCGCCCTGGAAAGAAAAGTGATCGCTTTATTCGGCCCTACCTGCCAGCAGGAGATCGATCTGTACGGAAGAGGGGAAAAGCTGTCGGCCGGCGTAGAATGCTCTCCCTGTTATCGGCAGTCCTGTCAGGATATTAAATGTATGGCCGGCATTTCTCCGGGGACCGTGCTGGCTGCGGTAAAGAGAAACTTATAATTATGAATTTTAGCGTAGGCATTGCAGCTTATAACGAGGCGGCCAATATCGGCAGATTACTGGACCGCCTCTTAGTATATCAAATGGATGTTTCCGGGCTGGCCGAGGTGGTGGTAGTGGCCTCCGGCTGCACCGACGGCACCGAATCCATCGTCCGATCATATGCCGCCAAAGACTGCAGGGTCCGACTGATCACCGAGTCCCATCGGAAAGGGAAGGCCACAGCCGTCAACCTTTTCATTGAGAATTCCGCCAATGATCTGCTGGTGTTGATGAGTGCCGACATCCTGCCGGACGAAGGGGCCTTAGAACTATTGGTCGGGCCTTTTGCCGATGCCCTGGTAGGGGTTACTGCCGGCAGGATCATCCCCCAGAACGAACGGACCAGCTTCATGGGCTTTTATGTGAACCTTTTTTGGTCACTTCATCATCGTATTGCGCTGAAGAGTTTCAAGGCCGGCGAAGCAGTGGCTTTTCGCAAGGTATTTGATGCTATTCCGGCCGATACTGCTACTGACGAGACCTGGATAGTCCAATTGGTGCAGGAGAGAGGATATTTCCCCAAATACATACCTCAAGCGGTTTTCAGAAATAGGGGGCCGGACAATATCCGCGATTTCCTCAAAGTACGCCGAAGGCATCTTGTCGGTTATCACCATCTGCTTAAATTGCGGCCCGACTGGAAGCTTCCCGACACCATGGACAATTTCAAGGTATTGAAGCTTTTAAAAAATGAGGTATCGTTCAGCCCCAGGAACGTGATTTATCTGATTGGCTCCCTGTTCTTGGAATTATGGGCCAGGGCGATGGCTCGGTATGATTTTTATCTGGCCAAGAGAAACCCCTTTGTGTGGGATATGGCTGCCTCCACCAAAGATCCGAAGGGCAAAAAATGAACCCCATCGTCGGACAGATACCCTACCGGATGTTCAGGGCCTGGGGCTGGCCGGTGGTCATGCCGCTGAACTACACCATTAGCCTGACTACCCGGTGCAATTATCGCTGTGCCACCTGCCGGATATATCAATCAAATCTTCCGGAGATGGCGATTGAAGATTACCGAAAACTTTTTACATCACTGGGACGGTCGCCTTACTGGGTCACCTTCTCGGGCGGCGAGCCTTTCTTAAGAGATGATTTCGAAGATATTGTTGACCTGTGCTGCGGCATCTGTCGTCCCAAATTAGTAAATATCCCCACCAACGGAAGTATGCCCGATAGAACGTCAGTGGTCGTCAGGGACCTGGCCAACCGACACCCTAAGATAAATTTCATCATTAATGTTTCATTGGATTCCGTCGGAGAGGAACAGAACAGCATCCGAGGTAACAGGGATGCCTGGCGGAACGCCGTCTCTACCATCAAGGCCCTGAAGAAGGATCAGCCGGCCAATCTTCTGATAGGCATAGGTACGGTCATTTCGAAAAATAACCTGACTGGTTTTGAGAAACAGCGCTCGGAACTGGCAAAGCTGGGAGCCGATTCCATGGTGGCTGAGGTGGCCGAAAAGAGGGCGGAGTTATTAAACCAGGACCTGGATATCACCCCCTCCCCGGAAGAATATGAGCCAATAGCCGATCATCTGATCAAAGAGATCGACTTGAGCAAGAAGAAGGGTTGGGCCGGGATCGCCCAGTCATTTCGCCGGCAGTACTACGGTTATGTATACAGGATACTGCAGGGCAAAAGCGGCCTGCCCTGCTATGCTGGGTTTGCCTCAGTCCAGATAATGCCGGATGGGGCGGTCTGGGGCTGCTGCATCAGGGGTGACGGGATGGGCCGGCTGTCCGATCACGGCTATAATTTCAAAAAGCTGTGGCATGCGCCCCAGGCCCGCCAGACCAGGAAAATGATCAAGGCCAGACAGTGCGCCTGTCCCCTGGCCAATGCTTCATACACCAATATGGTGTTCGATCTTCCGACCTCTCTGAAAGTAATCCGGGATCTGATATTCTAACAATATTGATGCATCCACAATATTTCGTTTTATAATGTCCCTGATCAAACAAACGGCCGCCATTATTCTGTGGCTATTGATAAATATTCCGCTGAATATTTTCATCTTTCTGGTATTTGTCCGGCAGACACTAGCGGTCCGCAAATCTAACGAGATAAAACCGGTGCCCGACGATTCCGATGCCCGGATCAGGCTTTTTGTGGAGAATAATCTTAGATATATGTCGCCCCGCGGGGGGGACGAAGGCCTGGGTACGAAATACGAAAGGATTATGGTGGACGGCCTGCTGAGCCGGATAGCCGGGCAGTACGGAATAAAATCAGCCCTGGAATCTCCGGCCGACGGCATAACCGGAATTCCGGGTGCCAACAGCCTGGTGCTGGCCGGACATTTGTCCCGGCCGATGTGTCTGACCAATCCCTCCCTGCTGTTATTGCGGGAGGCCGAGGCCACCTGGCAGGGCAAGGGCTTGGGCGACAAGGTCTGTTTGTTTCAAAGCGGTGCGGTGGCATTGCCATTTTCTAATGGGAGCCATGAGCT is a window from the Candidatus Edwardsbacteria bacterium genome containing:
- a CDS encoding sigma 54-interacting transcriptional regulator, with protein sequence MTDRKEILALYDISQIINSIPDFEELLSKVMDLVISTTRAERGFIMLRDTPGEEMSVKVARNLEQKDIEKPGEISHTTLNQVMETGEPLLTSDAKTDPRFTGSESVMLYNIRSVLCTPLKKQNEIIGLIYIDSRTTSNVFTDDDKAFLAAFANMAAISIENARLQARLRQENLILKKEIRHHYQFDNIVGKSAKFMAALSLVERVLDSSVPVLIQGESGTGKELIARAIHYNGPRREAMFLAQYCGALPETLLESELFGYKKGSFTGAIANKIGLFEEADGGTFFLDEIGDISPTIQAKLLRVLQDGEMRRIGENKSIRVDVRIISATNRNLKQEVAEGRFREDLYYRLNVVTIDLPPLRERRDDIPLLIHHFLENSQQAAAKKISDITREAKDAMTAYYWPGNIRELENVISYAIVMAKGSIIGVEDLPGSVLSQKPEAEPVITGKTMHQMELDYLLSTLKACQGDRKRTANQLGISLRTLQYKLKELKQDGHALEK
- a CDS encoding glycosyltransferase family 9 protein, with product MRWKSDCRYFAGTRPCKRSRECSGCQNYQPWKESCLIIKLAAKGDVLRTTPLASALKQHNPNMKITWLTDHDAVPLLYNNPTIDELLCFDAASLTQLSAQSFKWIICLDKEPRAAALASILEADKKTGFGWDLKGYLIPLDKKSGYLYDLGLSDQLKFLINRKSYQQLVIETAGLKYIHQKYQYIPTAEEILWAGEYLSRLIKNKHQLPLIGLNTGVGRAFPTKAWADENYTRLAKMIKKEKIGQTVLLGGPDERTLVKKIAKQVPGTIVIPADLDIRQFAALISLLEVLVSADSLAMHLGIALERKVIALFGPTCQQEIDLYGRGEKLSAGVECSPCYRQSCQDIKCMAGISPGTVLAAVKRNL
- a CDS encoding glycosyltransferase — protein: MNFSVGIAAYNEAANIGRLLDRLLVYQMDVSGLAEVVVVASGCTDGTESIVRSYAAKDCRVRLITESHRKGKATAVNLFIENSANDLLVLMSADILPDEGALELLVGPFADALVGVTAGRIIPQNERTSFMGFYVNLFWSLHHRIALKSFKAGEAVAFRKVFDAIPADTATDETWIVQLVQERGYFPKYIPQAVFRNRGPDNIRDFLKVRRRHLVGYHHLLKLRPDWKLPDTMDNFKVLKLLKNEVSFSPRNVIYLIGSLFLELWARAMARYDFYLAKRNPFVWDMAASTKDPKGKK
- a CDS encoding radical SAM protein; this translates as MNPIVGQIPYRMFRAWGWPVVMPLNYTISLTTRCNYRCATCRIYQSNLPEMAIEDYRKLFTSLGRSPYWVTFSGGEPFLRDDFEDIVDLCCGICRPKLVNIPTNGSMPDRTSVVVRDLANRHPKINFIINVSLDSVGEEQNSIRGNRDAWRNAVSTIKALKKDQPANLLIGIGTVISKNNLTGFEKQRSELAKLGADSMVAEVAEKRAELLNQDLDITPSPEEYEPIADHLIKEIDLSKKKGWAGIAQSFRRQYYGYVYRILQGKSGLPCYAGFASVQIMPDGAVWGCCIRGDGMGRLSDHGYNFKKLWHAPQARQTRKMIKARQCACPLANASYTNMVFDLPTSLKVIRDLIF